The genomic DNA CACGATTGCGACTGCAATCCATGTACTCGTTCGTTTCGTCATGCCATGTACACCATCCTATATTTGTCTCGTTTCATGTTAATGGTATCGGTTTTAGGCTTAGAATACAAAGGGTTTGTCCAAGATTCACGCATTTCTGAAGAAATACGTCAGACTTTTGAACAATTGATTCCGTTTCGAATCGTTCTCAAGGATTTCTTCAAAAAACACAAAAGTGAACTGACCGTTGCCGGCAGTCCACCTTGATTTAGTCTGTTTTCGGTTCGAGTGAGACAATCATCGATTCATCGACGAGGTAATAGAGGTGCTTCGGCAACTCCCGTAAGTAGCCTTGCTCAAACAGCTTCGCACAATCGACCTGGAACGTTTTCGAATGCGGTTTGAGGGGCAACTTTCGTTCTTTCTCGAAATACCGGTCGACTGCGACCTGGACATGATCCATCTCATAGACCGTCAAATGGTCTTTCGCTTCCATGATGGTAAACGTTTCCCGTGACATATAGAAGACTTGCGTCGAGCGGGCACCAAGATATGGCGCAAGTTGCGTTAAATCAATCCGTTGTTCTTCATCGAGCAAAATCGTCCGGTTCGTTCCTTTCGGCAACGCCGATTCAAACGCATGTGTCGCCCGTTTGACTTCATCGAGCGTGACGTCGCGAACCGGCAGCTCGGGTTCTTCTTTTGCTTGAAACCATTTCTTGAATCGGTTCACGGTCTCGCCCCTTTCTGCATCAAAAAAGGTGGGGTTGCCCCCACCTCAAACGTTAATGTAAACGGTTTAGTTTTGCAAGCGTTCGCGGAGAACCATCGGTAAGATTCCGCCGTGACGGTAGTAATCGATATCGACTTCTGAATCAAAACGAGCAATCGCTTCAAACTTCGTGACTTTTCCGTCTGCAGCTGTCGCTGTGACTTCGACGATGTCACGCGGACGAACTGACTCGTCGATTGCGATACTGATTGCTTCTTCACCTGTTAAGCCAAGTGATTCAGCCGATGTGCCAGCTACGTATTGGAGCGGCAAGACACCCATCATGACGAGGTTAGAACGGTGAATCCGCTCGAAGCTCTCGGCGATGACGGCTTTGACACCAAGAAGGTTTGTACCTTTCGCTGCCCAGTCACGTGATGAACCCATTCCGTAGTCTTTACCAGCGAGGATGACAAGACCTGTGCCATCTTCTTTGTACTTCATCGCAGCGTCGTACATCGCCATTGTTTCGCCTGTTGGCCAGTACGTCGTGAAGCCGCCTTCTGTACCTGGAGCAACTTGGTTACGGATCCGGATGTTCGCGAATGTTCCGCGCATCATGATTTCGTGGTTACCACGACGTGAACCGTATGAGTTGAAGTCTTTTGGTGCGACACCTTTACTGACAAGGTATTGTCCGGCTGGTGTCGTTTTCGAGAATGAACCGGCTGGTGAGATGTGGTCTGTCGTGACAGAATCCGCAAACTTACCGAAGACACGGAGATCGTTTAATGCTTCGACATGACCGGCTTCTTTCGCCAAGTTTTCGAAGAACGGCGGATTTTGGATATATGTCGATTCTGCATCGAAGTCATACTGATCGCCTGTCGGCACGTCAAGATTGTTCCAACGTTCGTTTCCTGAGAAGACCGAATCGTACTCGGCACGGAAGCTTTCCGGTGTGACGACTGTGTTGATGATCGTTTGGATCTCGTCACGTGACGGCCAGATGTCCGCGAAGAAGACTTCTTGTCCATCTTTACCTGTTCCAAGTGACGCGTTCGTGATGTCGACGTCGACTGTACCGGCAATTGCATACGCGACGACGAGTGGTGGTGATGCCAAGTAGTTGGCTTTGACGAGCGGGTGAACCCGTCCTTCGAAGTTCCGGTTTCCTGAGAGGACAGACGAGACGAGCAGGTCTGATCCGAGGATCGCGTTTTCGACGGCAAGGTCAAGTGGACCCGAGTTTCCGATACATGTCGTACATCCGTAACCGACTGTGTTGAAGCCAAGTTGATCGAGGTACGGTTGAAGTCCTGATTTCTCAAGGTAATCCGTAACGAC from Exiguobacterium sibiricum 7-3 includes the following:
- a CDS encoding DUF3939 domain-containing protein, producing MNRFKKWFQAKEEPELPVRDVTLDEVKRATHAFESALPKGTNRTILLDEEQRIDLTQLAPYLGARSTQVFYMSRETFTIMEAKDHLTVYEMDHVQVAVDRYFEKERKLPLKPHSKTFQVDCAKLFEQGYLRELPKHLYYLVDESMIVSLEPKTD